A part of Lepisosteus oculatus isolate fLepOcu1 chromosome 16, fLepOcu1.hap2, whole genome shotgun sequence genomic DNA contains:
- the rh50 gene encoding rh50-like protein: MKQPSSSLKYRLPVLVVILEVLLLSLYAGFVTYDDNANAKLQSNHTDPMDNSLYKDYLFFTDVQVMIFIGFGCLLAFMRLYGFGGMVFNFLTATFSIQWALLAQGFFHFHSDGKIHLGVINLLNAEFACAVVLISFGAVLGKTSPMQLLVMAFLEVPMFAVTEWAVLKYLKINDAGGSILIHLFACYFGLAVTRVLYRPGLSDGHAKEGTCYQSDILSVMGTLFLWVFWPSFNSALALPGDDQHRAILHTFIGLSSSTLTAFALSALLSKRGKLTMADVQNVTLAGGVTVGASVDMMITPAAAFALGVLGCTACMFGYKYLTPFLARRLRIQDQCGIHNLHGLTGLISCFAGIVAILLASEDVYGPSMYETFAHRAPVEGDPRLPALQRLIPGIQAGEGRTAQQQALYQLAAIAATIGASLAGGALTGFVLKLPCLAQPPDEFCYDDEFFFEVPADYDNTGASETPCSPDEPKA; this comes from the coding sequence ATGAAGCAGCCATCTAGCAGTCTGAAGTACCGGCTACCGGTGCTCGTGGTCATTCTGGAGGTCCTTCTGTTGAGTCTGTATGCCGGCTTTGTGACCTATGATGACAATGCGAATGCCAAGCTGCAGAGCAACCACACAGACCCGATGGATAATTCCCTCTACAAGGACTACCTGTTCTTTACTGACGTGCAGGTCATGATCTTCATTGGATTTGGCTGCCTTCTGGCCTTCATGCGGCTCTACGGTTTTGGGGGCATGGTCTTCAACTTCCTGACAGCCACTTTCTCTATCCAGTGGGCCCTGCTGGCACAGGGCTTCTTCCATTTCCACTCTGACGGCAAGATCCACCTGGGGGTGATTAACCTCCTGAACGCTGAGTTTGCCTGCGCTGTGGTCCTCATCTCGTTCGGAGCTGTGCTAGGCAAGACCAGCCCCATGCAGCTCCTGGTCATGGCTTTCCTGGAGGTGCCCATGTTTGCTGTCACCGAGTGGGCAGTCCTGAAGTATCTCAAGATCAACGACGCCGGGGGTTCCATCCTCATCCACCTCTTTGCCTGCTACTTTGGTCTGGCTGTCACTCGTGTCCTCTACCGGCCCGGCCTCAGCGACGGCCACGCCAAGGAGGGCACCTGTTACCAATCAGACATCCTCTCGGTGATGGGCACCCTTTTCCTCTGGGTCTTTTGGCCATCCTTCAACTCGGCACTGGCACTGCCAGGAGATGACCAGCACAGGGCAATCCTCCACACTTTCATAGGACTCAGCTCCTCCACGCTCACGGCCTTCGCCCTCTCCGCTCTGCTGAGCAAGAGGGGCAAGCTGACCATGGCCGACGTGCAGAACGTCACTCTGGCAGGAGGCGTGACGGTGGGGGCCTCCGTGGACATGATGATCACCCCGGCGGCCGCCTTTGCCCTGGGGGTGCTGGGCTGCACCGCCTGCATGTTCGGCTACAAGTACCTCACCCCCTTCCTGGCCCGCCGCCTGCGGATCCAGGACCAGTGCGGCATCCACAACCTCCACGGCCTCACCGGCCTCATCTCGTGCTTCGCCGGCATCGTGGCCATTCTGCTGGCCAGCGAGGACGTCTATGGGCCCAGCATGTATGAGACATTTGCTCACCGTGCCCCCGTGGAAGGGGACCCCAGGCTGCCGGCCCTCCAGAGGCTGATTCCTGGGATCCAGGCCGGGGAAGGACGCACGGCCCAGCAGCAGGCCCTGTATCAGCTAGCAGCCATTGCTGCTACCATCGGGGCCTCTCTGGCGGGTGGCGCTCTGACAGGCTTCGTGCTGAAGCTGCCCTGCCTGGCACAGCCCCCGGATGAGTTCTGCTACGACGACGAGTTCTTCTTCGAGGTGCCGGCTGACTACGATAACACGGGGGCCTCCGAGACTCCTTGCAGTCCCGACGAACCCAAGGCCTGA